A single region of the Oncorhynchus keta strain PuntledgeMale-10-30-2019 chromosome 4, Oket_V2, whole genome shotgun sequence genome encodes:
- the LOC118370632 gene encoding caveolae-associated protein 4a-like, with translation MANKLGLAVGDDTTSIMALLERVAGIIDNVQTCQTRMEERQLELENSVKTIQEDVVKLTVNHAATSSTVDKLLEKTRKVSCHIKDVRVRVENQNIRVKKVEITQEELLAKNKFRVVIYQGDSEVPAVAAEKEPKGPSQPKAPKASAAEVEPDHFELPPESDEEYMVVEEASSTAATIKKSGLSRIESFKSTFSRANMTKTKENMNSKVGQMGERIVSTERREKIRQSGERLKQSGSRLKESIASHVPAKLKKERTVAEGQEGAEGVTEGAAPIPPPKGRKSASPDLAYTEVTKEAEDGEDEVPINDIKQLS, from the exons ATGGCTAATAAACTGGGTCTGGCTGTGGGGGACGACACGACGTCCATCATGGCGCTATTGGAGCGTGTGGCGGGCATCATTGACAACGTACAGACGTGTCAGACACGTATGGAGGAGAGGCAGCTAGAATTGGAGAACAGCGTCAAGACCATCCAGGAGGACGTGGTGAAGCTGACGGTAAACCACGCCGCCACCAGCAGCACAGTGGACAAGCTGCTGGAGAAGACGCGGAAGGTCAGCTGCCACATCAAGGACGTTCGGGTACGGGTGGAGAATCAGAACATCCGCGTCAAGAAGGTGGAAATAACCCAGGAGGAACTGTTGGCCAAGAACAAGTTCCGGGTTGTTATCTACCAG GGTGACAGTGAGGTGCCAGCTGTGGCAGCCGAAAAGGAACCCAAAGGACCCAGTCAACCCAAGGCACCCAAAGCGTCGGCGGCCGAAGTGGAGCCAGACCACTTTGAGCTCCCCCCTGAGTCTGATGAGGAGTACATGGTGGTGGAGGAAGCCTCGTCCACGGCCGCCACGATTAAGAAATCAGGCCTGAGCCGCATCGAGAGCTTCAAATCTACCTTCTCCCGTGCGAACATGACCAAGACGAAAGAGAACATGAACAGCAAGGTTGGGCAGATGGGTGAGCGCATCGTATCAACTGAGCGCCGGGAGAAGATCCGCCAGTCCGGCGAGAGGCTCAAGCAGTCCGGCTCGCGGCTCAAGGAATCTATTGCCAGCCATGTGCCAGCCAAACTGAAGAAGGAGAGGACTGTGGCGGAAGGCCAGGAGGGGGCCGAGGGGGTCACTGAGGGTGCCGCACCCATCCCACCTCCCAAGGGACGCAAATCTGCAAGCCCTGACCTCGCCTACACGGAGGTGACCAAGGAGgctgaggatggagaggatgaggTACCGATAAATGATATCAAGCAGCTCTCCTAA